From the Pseudoalteromonas tunicata genome, one window contains:
- a CDS encoding CopD family protein: protein MSLILIYKALHIFFMIAWFAGIFYLPRLFVYHAMHHEKDCHAMLKVMERKLLFFVTPFAILTLIFGVLMIAEYGREWFKVSMWLHYKLVLVIILYAYHGYCFKLLADFKHDRNRRSHKFYRIFNELPVLILLAIVFLAILKPAL, encoded by the coding sequence ATGAGCTTAATTTTAATTTATAAAGCCCTTCACATCTTTTTTATGATTGCTTGGTTTGCTGGGATTTTTTATTTACCTCGCTTATTTGTTTATCACGCCATGCACCACGAAAAAGACTGTCATGCGATGCTTAAAGTCATGGAGCGAAAATTACTATTTTTTGTCACCCCTTTTGCCATTTTAACTCTCATTTTTGGCGTGTTGATGATTGCAGAATATGGTCGAGAGTGGTTTAAAGTCAGCATGTGGTTGCACTACAAACTGGTATTAGTAATTATTTTATATGCTTACCATGGCTACTGTTTTAAACTTTTAGCCGACTTCAAACACGACCGTAATCGTCGTAGTCATAAGTTTTACCGTATTTTTAACGAACTTCCGGTGCTTATTTTGCTCGCCATTGTTTTTTTAGCGATATTAAAACCTGCGTTATAA
- a CDS encoding aspartate carbamoyltransferase has product MLNFQGENILSVNQLNRDSIEAIFAVAKKMEPYAKKQKRTKVLEGAILANLFFEPSTRTRVSFGTAFNLLGGLVRETTGMQSSALSKGESLYDTARVISAYADAVAMRHPEAGSVATFATGASVPVINGGDGPNEHPTQALLDLLTIEKELNRFDSKIDGMHIALVGDLKYGRTVHSLSKLLCHYKNVKFSMVAPDGLQMPNYILDAVSNAGHEIQLVSKMEGNLAADIVYQTRIQEERFPSQEEANKYRGGFRISQAIYNAHCKPNSVLMHPLPRDSRGEANELDNDLNNNDNLAIFRQVQNGVLIRMALFALTLGVENLVEKHETSVPWFSNKKTS; this is encoded by the coding sequence ATGCTGAACTTTCAAGGCGAAAATATTCTTTCGGTAAATCAACTAAATAGAGATAGCATTGAGGCTATTTTTGCTGTTGCAAAAAAAATGGAACCTTACGCAAAAAAACAAAAGCGTACCAAAGTGCTTGAAGGGGCGATTTTAGCCAACCTATTTTTTGAACCTAGTACGCGTACTCGCGTAAGTTTTGGCACTGCATTTAATTTATTAGGTGGTTTAGTGCGTGAAACAACCGGCATGCAAAGCTCAGCGCTGAGTAAAGGCGAATCTTTATATGATACCGCACGAGTTATTTCGGCCTACGCTGATGCAGTCGCAATGCGCCACCCTGAAGCGGGTTCGGTCGCAACATTTGCAACAGGTGCATCGGTGCCTGTGATCAACGGCGGTGATGGCCCAAATGAACATCCAACTCAAGCTTTACTTGACTTATTAACCATCGAAAAAGAGCTCAACCGCTTTGACAGCAAAATCGATGGTATGCACATCGCATTAGTGGGTGATTTAAAATATGGCCGTACTGTGCACTCATTATCAAAATTATTGTGCCATTACAAAAATGTAAAGTTTTCAATGGTTGCACCTGATGGCTTACAAATGCCAAATTATATTCTTGATGCAGTAAGCAATGCAGGACACGAAATTCAGCTAGTGAGCAAAATGGAAGGCAATTTAGCGGCCGATATCGTCTACCAAACACGAATTCAAGAAGAGCGTTTTCCATCTCAAGAAGAAGCCAACAAATATCGTGGTGGTTTTAGAATTAGCCAAGCGATTTACAATGCACATTGCAAACCCAATTCTGTACTCATGCACCCACTGCCGCGCGATAGCCGTGGAGAAGCAAACGAGTTAGATAACGATTTAAATAATAACGATAACTTAGCAATTTTCCGCCAAGTGCAAAATGGCGTCCTGATCCGTATGGCGCTATTTGCACTAACCCTTGGCGTTGAAAATTTGGTTGAAAAACACGAAACCTCTGTCCCTTGGTTTAGCAACAAAAAAACCAGCTAA
- the hemL gene encoding glutamate-1-semialdehyde 2,1-aminomutase, which yields MTISQDLFERALASIPGGVNSPVRAFNGVGGTPLFITKAQGAYTFDADGNKYIDYVGSWGPMIMGHNHPAIKNAVLAAVENGLSYGAPTETEILMAEKVKALVPSIEKVRMVSSGTEATMSAIRLARGFTGRDKILKFEGCYHGHADSLLVKAGSGALTMGVPNSPGIPADFAKHTLTVSFNNLDEVKAIFEKYADEIACIIVEPVAGNMNCIPPVAGFLEGLRAVCDQYKSVLIFDEVMTGFRVALGGAQQYYNIVPDLTCLGKVIGGGMPVGAFGGKKEIMDFIAPVGPVYQAGTLSGNPIAMAAGLAALELISAPGLHADLEAKSKRLCEGFEQAAAEAGIALTTNYAGGMYGFFFTDAAKVTSYQQATQCDVERFKRFFHLMLEEGVYLAPSAFEAGFICSEHGDAEIEQTIAAAKRAFAKL from the coding sequence ATGACTATCAGTCAAGATTTGTTTGAACGCGCCCTCGCCTCTATTCCTGGTGGCGTTAATTCACCAGTTCGTGCTTTTAATGGCGTCGGTGGCACACCTCTTTTTATTACTAAAGCGCAAGGCGCCTATACCTTTGATGCCGATGGTAATAAGTACATCGATTATGTTGGCTCTTGGGGCCCGATGATCATGGGGCACAATCACCCTGCAATCAAAAATGCAGTGCTTGCAGCCGTTGAAAACGGTTTAAGCTACGGGGCACCAACCGAAACAGAAATCCTAATGGCTGAAAAAGTGAAAGCCTTAGTACCTTCAATCGAAAAAGTTCGTATGGTGAGCTCAGGTACAGAAGCAACGATGAGTGCCATTCGTTTAGCGCGTGGTTTTACTGGCCGTGACAAAATCCTAAAATTTGAAGGTTGTTACCATGGGCATGCTGATTCACTACTAGTAAAAGCAGGTTCAGGCGCCCTAACCATGGGTGTCCCAAATTCACCGGGGATCCCAGCTGATTTTGCTAAGCACACTTTGACAGTATCGTTTAACAATTTGGATGAAGTAAAAGCAATTTTTGAAAAATATGCTGACGAAATCGCCTGTATTATTGTTGAGCCTGTGGCTGGTAATATGAACTGCATACCACCTGTTGCAGGATTCCTTGAAGGTCTTCGCGCAGTGTGTGACCAATACAAATCAGTGCTTATTTTTGATGAAGTAATGACAGGATTTCGTGTTGCACTAGGCGGCGCGCAGCAATATTACAACATAGTTCCAGATTTAACCTGTTTAGGTAAAGTCATTGGTGGCGGTATGCCTGTTGGTGCGTTTGGTGGTAAAAAAGAAATCATGGATTTCATTGCACCTGTAGGCCCGGTATATCAAGCGGGTACACTTTCGGGTAATCCAATCGCCATGGCAGCAGGTCTTGCTGCGCTTGAACTCATCTCTGCACCGGGTTTACACGCGGACTTAGAAGCAAAAAGCAAACGTTTATGTGAAGGGTTTGAACAAGCAGCGGCTGAAGCTGGTATTGCATTAACTACTAATTACGCCGGTGGCATGTATGGCTTTTTCTTTACCGATGCAGCCAAAGTAACCAGTTATCAGCAAGCAACACAGTGTGATGTTGAACGTTTCAAACGTTTTTTCCACTTAATGCTAGAAGAAGGTGTATACCTTGCGCCATCAGCGTTTGAAGCTGGCTTTATCTGTTCAGAACATGGCGATGCCGAAATAGAGCAAACGATTGCTGCAGCAAAGCGTGCTTTTGCGAAACTTTAA
- the mrcB gene encoding penicillin-binding protein 1B encodes MSEKDSPAEKPPRKRSRKTAADKSTESAKAEQAAKPARKKRTPSAKSKAKSESNPAKAKRTWPQIKSRMLGTLWSIIWKGGLTLTLVIALYVIYLDSKISRQFEGNKWQLPAQVYARAMQFYPGQYLSIDEVIWELKRLNYSQVNQLSSTGQYIVQGNKITIHMRSFEFFDGPEADRVIELGFGGQKLRTIRDLALGNLTTARLEPVQIARLSNATGQDREFVPLERIPEMLKDALLVVEDRDFYHHHGVSPFSILRALYSNIRAGRTVQGGSTLTQQLAKNFYLSRERSFNRKFNEALIALILDFRYSKDQILEAYLNEVYLGQAYNQGVHGVELASEFYFAKPVDELEYHQIALLVGLVKGPSYFNPRRYPERAMERRDLVLRLMAEDQLISPREYQIALNRPLGIEDMEKSAKVSHPGYLDLVSRELNELLDSQDILDAGVRVFTYFDLHKQTAMEDAVAAGLPLLERNKKVSQLQAAMVSVNVEYNGISALVAGRDTRLSGFNRVLDSQRNIGSLVKPAVYLTALSTPQYHLGTLLADKPLSLKDEQGNRWQPDNYDHQYRGEVPLYQAFSQSINLPAVNLGLAVGVDKVAGTLTKLGIESAINPYPSLLLGALELSSLDVAQMYSTIANSGRYQKLTSIAAITDAVGGVIYQHHNAKETRFDQDAMYLTKYAMKRVTLEGTAKKLKQAFPTIQFAGKTGTTNELRDSWFAGFDQNTVTVTWLGRDDNKVAGLTGGQGALEVYIRYLKELNPESIADQRPASIKWAFVSEQTGRQAPPGCGKVVNLPVRAAEFLATPACM; translated from the coding sequence ATGAGCGAAAAAGACAGTCCTGCCGAAAAACCGCCTAGAAAAAGAAGCCGAAAAACAGCCGCCGATAAAAGTACAGAGTCAGCAAAAGCTGAGCAAGCCGCTAAGCCAGCTCGAAAAAAACGTACACCATCAGCAAAAAGCAAAGCTAAATCAGAATCAAATCCAGCTAAAGCAAAGCGCACATGGCCACAGATAAAAAGCCGTATGTTAGGCACGCTTTGGTCAATTATTTGGAAAGGCGGCTTAACACTGACTTTGGTGATAGCGCTGTATGTTATTTATTTGGATTCTAAAATCAGCCGCCAATTTGAAGGCAATAAATGGCAATTACCTGCGCAAGTATATGCGCGAGCAATGCAGTTTTATCCTGGGCAATATTTATCAATTGATGAGGTGATTTGGGAGTTAAAGCGACTCAATTATTCACAAGTTAATCAGCTTAGTTCGACTGGGCAATACATTGTTCAAGGTAATAAAATTACCATTCACATGCGCTCGTTTGAATTTTTTGATGGCCCAGAAGCTGATCGTGTTATCGAGCTTGGTTTTGGAGGGCAAAAACTGCGCACCATTCGAGATTTAGCACTTGGTAATTTAACGACTGCACGGCTCGAGCCAGTGCAAATAGCACGTTTAAGTAACGCAACAGGGCAAGACCGTGAGTTTGTGCCATTAGAACGCATTCCTGAAATGTTAAAGGACGCGCTACTGGTGGTTGAGGACCGTGATTTTTATCATCATCATGGGGTTTCACCTTTTTCAATTTTACGAGCTTTGTATTCTAATATTCGAGCTGGGCGCACGGTGCAAGGTGGCAGTACCTTAACGCAGCAATTAGCAAAAAACTTTTATTTAAGCCGAGAACGCTCATTTAATCGAAAATTTAATGAGGCCTTGATAGCCTTGATTTTAGATTTTCGTTATAGCAAAGATCAAATATTAGAAGCCTATCTCAACGAGGTGTATTTAGGTCAAGCCTATAACCAAGGTGTGCATGGTGTTGAATTAGCCAGTGAATTTTATTTCGCTAAACCGGTTGATGAACTGGAATATCATCAAATAGCCTTACTGGTTGGTTTAGTAAAAGGGCCATCGTATTTTAATCCTAGGCGTTATCCTGAGCGGGCAATGGAGCGACGAGATTTAGTGCTGCGATTAATGGCTGAAGATCAACTGATCAGCCCAAGAGAATATCAAATAGCCCTCAATCGTCCTCTTGGCATTGAAGACATGGAAAAAAGTGCCAAAGTGTCTCATCCCGGGTATCTTGATTTAGTCAGTCGAGAACTGAACGAACTGTTAGATTCGCAAGATATATTGGACGCTGGAGTAAGAGTGTTTACTTACTTTGATTTGCATAAACAAACGGCGATGGAAGATGCCGTTGCTGCAGGCTTACCGTTACTCGAACGCAACAAAAAAGTCAGTCAGCTCCAAGCGGCCATGGTTTCGGTGAATGTAGAATATAATGGCATATCGGCCTTAGTTGCCGGGCGAGATACGCGATTGTCAGGTTTTAATCGTGTGCTTGATAGCCAGCGTAATATCGGCTCCTTAGTAAAACCGGCGGTTTATTTAACGGCCTTATCGACACCACAGTACCATTTAGGCACGTTATTGGCCGACAAGCCGCTCAGCCTCAAAGATGAGCAAGGTAATCGTTGGCAGCCTGATAATTACGATCATCAATATCGAGGTGAAGTGCCACTCTATCAAGCTTTTAGCCAAAGTATTAATTTGCCTGCGGTTAATTTAGGGCTTGCGGTTGGGGTTGATAAAGTGGCCGGTACGTTAACTAAACTAGGTATCGAGAGCGCGATTAATCCTTACCCATCGTTATTGCTCGGGGCACTTGAATTGTCGAGTCTAGACGTTGCACAAATGTATAGCACCATTGCTAACTCGGGACGTTATCAAAAGCTCACGTCGATAGCGGCCATAACCGATGCCGTTGGTGGGGTTATTTATCAACATCACAATGCCAAAGAAACTCGCTTTGACCAAGATGCAATGTATTTAACTAAGTACGCGATGAAGCGTGTGACGTTAGAAGGTACCGCGAAAAAGCTAAAACAAGCGTTTCCAACCATTCAATTTGCAGGAAAAACAGGCACAACGAATGAACTGCGTGATAGCTGGTTTGCGGGCTTTGATCAAAATACGGTCACTGTTACTTGGCTTGGTCGAGATGATAATAAGGTCGCAGGTTTAACTGGTGGGCAAGGGGCACTTGAAGTATATATTCGTTATCTTAAAGAGCTGAACCCCGAATCAATTGCCGATCAACGTCCGGCTTCTATAAAGTGGGCGTTTGTTTCAGAGCAAACCGGCCGACAAGCACCACCAGGCTGTGGCAAAGTTGTAAATTTACCGGTGAGAGCCGCCGAGTTTTTAGCAACTCCAGCCTGTATGTAG
- a CDS encoding acyl-CoA thioesterase produces MDHFLQQFPIHTFINVAWGEMDALQHVNNVAYFRYFETARIDFFNQFNLLEELQTSAIGPVISENNARYKRPVTFPDTLIVGVSISEIKEDRFLLHYTVFSQAQQAVTTLGSSQVVMFNFKTGKKSPLSTDLINLLKQYCENGSGETI; encoded by the coding sequence ATGGACCACTTCTTACAACAATTCCCAATCCATACTTTTATTAATGTCGCTTGGGGTGAGATGGATGCCTTACAACATGTTAATAATGTGGCTTACTTTCGCTATTTTGAAACAGCCAGAATCGACTTTTTTAATCAATTTAATCTTCTTGAGGAATTACAAACCAGCGCAATTGGCCCGGTGATCAGTGAAAATAACGCTCGCTATAAGCGACCTGTGACTTTTCCTGATACTTTAATTGTTGGTGTCAGTATCAGCGAGATTAAAGAAGACCGTTTTTTGCTGCACTACACTGTTTTTAGCCAAGCGCAACAAGCAGTAACCACTTTAGGATCATCCCAAGTTGTAATGTTTAATTTTAAAACGGGAAAAAAATCACCACTTTCAACTGACTTAATTAATTTACTGAAGCAATACTGCGAAAATGGCTCAGGTGAAACAATATGA
- a CDS encoding aldo/keto reductase gives MKFNPLGSSGLSVSEICLGSMTWGLQNNQTDADQQLAIALAAGINFIDTAEMYAVPPSPKTYGKTEAIIGNWLSRNQAKRNELVIATKIAGPGLSWVREGSLISGESVCQAVDASLQRLKTDYIDLFQLHWPNRPSPHFGKHWHNDIAFTDVDHHRATEQMLDILQGLQRCVDAGKIRHCGLSNETPWGINQYLKLAKSHNLPRMVSIQNEFNLLQSKDWPYLIEQCVYEEIAYLPWSPLAGGALSGKYLDGARPEGSRWSLIQRNGLFRDTAQSELATAAYCDLAAQHKISPAQLANAWCKQVNGVTSTIIGATTPAQLNENIAAFEIELTDEALTEINQILQTYPLAF, from the coding sequence ATGAAATTTAATCCATTAGGCTCAAGCGGATTATCTGTTTCTGAAATATGCTTAGGCAGCATGACTTGGGGCCTGCAAAATAATCAAACAGATGCTGACCAACAGTTAGCAATCGCATTAGCTGCCGGCATTAACTTTATTGATACCGCAGAGATGTATGCCGTTCCACCAAGTCCAAAAACCTACGGTAAAACCGAGGCCATTATTGGCAATTGGCTTAGCCGTAATCAGGCAAAACGCAACGAATTAGTTATCGCCACTAAAATTGCAGGGCCAGGTCTAAGCTGGGTACGCGAAGGCAGCCTTATCAGTGGTGAAAGTGTGTGCCAAGCGGTAGACGCATCATTACAGCGCTTAAAAACCGATTACATCGATTTATTTCAATTACATTGGCCCAACCGCCCATCACCTCATTTTGGTAAACACTGGCACAATGATATTGCTTTTACTGACGTTGATCACCACCGAGCAACTGAACAAATGCTCGATATTCTGCAAGGGTTACAGCGCTGTGTTGATGCAGGTAAAATTCGCCACTGTGGGTTATCAAACGAAACGCCATGGGGCATCAACCAATATCTTAAACTTGCTAAAAGCCATAATTTACCGCGCATGGTCTCGATTCAAAATGAATTTAACTTACTACAAAGTAAAGACTGGCCGTATTTAATTGAACAATGTGTTTATGAAGAGATTGCTTATTTACCTTGGTCTCCCCTTGCGGGCGGAGCGCTAAGTGGTAAATATTTAGATGGTGCAAGGCCTGAAGGCTCGCGCTGGAGTCTTATTCAGCGTAATGGGTTGTTTCGCGACACGGCGCAATCAGAACTAGCCACTGCCGCATATTGCGACCTTGCCGCGCAACATAAAATCAGCCCTGCACAATTAGCTAATGCTTGGTGCAAACAAGTAAACGGGGTTACCTCAACCATTATTGGCGCTACAACCCCCGCGCAATTGAATGAAAATATAGCCGCCTTTGAAATTGAACTCACGGACGAAGCATTGACTGAGATTAACCAAATTTTACAAACCTACCCGCTGGCATTTTAA
- a CDS encoding LytR/AlgR family response regulator transcription factor, translated as MAKFSVIIAESSNVKIDSINQCVKQDNDFEVAVVTHNANEVIDLCNNTQADLLLVNHSLFETQDLPILISLIPIHTKIAFLSDDASFAIEAFDLGAVDFLLPPFTEQRINKLFDKFKKLHQNQSAYPFKQIQALLNKSHEPQNNNESIIVKDSGRIRIIDADEIIWIGGAGNYVEIHLAQEARPILHRETLSTMLEKMASHGFIRIHRSTLVKKRSIKEVQPTESGDYLLTLKNGANLNLSRRYKQNMAEILN; from the coding sequence ATGGCTAAGTTCAGTGTAATAATTGCAGAAAGTTCAAATGTAAAAATTGATTCGATTAATCAATGTGTTAAACAAGACAATGATTTCGAAGTTGCAGTTGTTACTCATAATGCAAATGAAGTAATTGATTTATGCAATAATACTCAAGCTGACTTACTCCTTGTTAACCACTCCTTATTCGAAACGCAAGATCTTCCAATTTTAATAAGTCTTATTCCAATTCATACCAAAATTGCTTTTTTATCTGATGATGCAAGTTTCGCCATTGAAGCTTTTGATTTAGGAGCCGTTGATTTTTTACTGCCACCCTTTACCGAGCAACGGATCAACAAACTATTTGATAAATTTAAAAAACTTCATCAAAATCAATCTGCTTATCCTTTTAAGCAAATTCAAGCGCTATTAAATAAATCTCATGAACCACAAAATAATAATGAATCAATTATTGTCAAAGACTCAGGCCGAATTCGTATTATTGATGCGGATGAAATAATTTGGATTGGTGGTGCTGGGAATTATGTCGAAATTCACTTAGCCCAAGAAGCCCGACCAATTTTACACCGAGAAACCTTATCAACCATGCTTGAAAAAATGGCATCCCATGGTTTTATTCGTATTCACCGCTCAACTCTGGTCAAAAAACGTAGCATTAAAGAAGTACAGCCTACTGAAAGTGGTGACTATTTATTAACATTAAAAAATGGTGCTAATCTAAATTTATCACGCCGTTACAAACAAAACATGGCTGAAATTTTAAATTAA
- a CDS encoding BlaI/MecI/CopY family transcriptional regulator, translated as MQKSKAVPTTTELNLLNILWKIQPASVKRVHEKLTETQSVGYTTVLKMLQIMHDKGLVVRDESQRAHLYKAYDSEVHTQNSIIKDLLHKAFSGSKYNLVVRALGDGASKEEINGIRKLLDNLEQKQS; from the coding sequence ATGCAAAAATCAAAAGCCGTCCCGACAACAACAGAGTTGAATTTACTCAATATTCTTTGGAAAATTCAACCTGCATCAGTGAAGCGGGTGCATGAGAAGCTCACAGAGACTCAATCAGTTGGCTACACTACCGTATTAAAAATGCTCCAAATTATGCATGATAAAGGATTAGTCGTTAGAGATGAAAGCCAGCGAGCACACCTTTATAAAGCTTATGACTCTGAAGTACATACACAAAATTCAATTATAAAAGACTTACTTCACAAAGCGTTTAGTGGTTCTAAATACAACTTAGTTGTCCGCGCGCTTGGGGATGGTGCCAGTAAAGAAGAAATAAATGGCATTCGGAAACTACTTGATAACCTAGAACAAAAACAATCGTAG
- a CDS encoding M56 family metallopeptidase yields the protein MDIIELIISSSFFQTLSVILLHFIWQALAITFSVFVLLKIVNNQYAHARYLICLAALIICLIAPCLTSLFLSYSPESEIIFNSSELDITKDILTGSDSYPTDIFDYLPIMSLIWIAGVIYFSIKLIVQLYYTSQLPKQSSVLPNEQLQLLFNTLQQKINVTKRAKLLISLKAEVPMVIGWLKPIVLLPLSMSTGLSLQQIEMLLAHELAHIKRYDYLVNLIQTMVEVLFFFHPAVFWLSKQIRAEREYCCDDAAIACCGTPLAYANTLTNAELLRPHHIPTLAMAASGGDLLTRVNRMITQHHCTSNNKGSSTSLAGLLIVFVFVCLVSTHKVLAMFHTEQSAIAQNIETNLVTQNSTAPIKEQTLETQLLNETLEVNLPANKIAPSIKPIILSSDASVVVNKTYNSASNIELKDNSKATTVVDDKLNDSKLKPITRLATVEQNDLKEPIIQRTITKTLQESPIKTAQAIKQLKASEVTVSASKLAKLTNSVEEPETLTPPQKNKEATNLEPTKKQNLAPKEQSAKLIHFVTPSFPKLAVVRKKESPIEVHFTINAQGEVTNINFTNGRRVFTKAIEKALAQWKFNPKMVDGVPVATQLSRTFNFSNEHADDVASIGSRIKRI from the coding sequence ATGGACATTATTGAACTTATTATTAGTAGCTCATTCTTCCAAACACTTTCGGTCATTTTGTTGCACTTCATATGGCAAGCCTTGGCGATTACTTTTAGTGTTTTTGTTTTACTAAAAATAGTCAATAATCAATATGCCCACGCAAGATACCTGATTTGCTTAGCAGCCTTAATTATATGCTTAATCGCGCCTTGTTTAACTTCCTTATTTTTAAGTTATAGTCCTGAATCTGAAATAATTTTTAATAGCTCTGAACTTGATATTACAAAAGATATACTAACAGGCAGCGACTCATATCCTACTGATATTTTTGATTATCTCCCTATAATGTCACTGATTTGGATTGCTGGAGTTATTTATTTTAGTATCAAACTTATCGTTCAATTGTACTACACCAGTCAGTTACCAAAACAGTCCAGTGTGTTACCAAATGAACAACTTCAACTGCTATTCAATACATTACAACAAAAAATAAATGTAACTAAGCGCGCAAAATTACTTATCTCTTTAAAAGCTGAAGTGCCAATGGTGATTGGCTGGCTTAAACCCATCGTTTTATTACCTTTATCAATGAGTACAGGTTTAAGCTTGCAACAAATAGAAATGTTACTCGCACACGAACTAGCCCATATTAAACGTTACGATTACCTTGTTAATTTAATTCAAACTATGGTGGAAGTCTTATTCTTTTTTCACCCCGCAGTTTTTTGGTTATCAAAACAAATTCGTGCAGAAAGAGAGTATTGCTGTGATGATGCTGCTATTGCATGTTGTGGAACACCACTGGCGTACGCAAATACTTTAACTAATGCTGAATTACTTCGGCCTCATCATATTCCCACTCTTGCAATGGCCGCAAGCGGTGGTGATTTACTAACTCGTGTTAATAGAATGATTACACAGCATCATTGCACTTCAAATAACAAAGGTTCCTCAACAAGCTTAGCTGGCTTGTTGATTGTTTTCGTTTTTGTTTGTTTAGTAAGTACTCATAAAGTACTGGCGATGTTTCATACTGAACAATCAGCTATTGCTCAGAACATTGAAACCAACTTAGTTACACAAAATTCAACCGCACCAATCAAGGAGCAAACGTTAGAGACTCAATTATTAAACGAGACTCTTGAGGTTAATCTCCCAGCAAACAAAATAGCTCCATCAATAAAACCCATTATTCTGTCTAGTGATGCTTCGGTTGTTGTTAATAAAACATATAACTCAGCAAGTAATATTGAATTAAAAGACAACAGTAAAGCCACAACTGTTGTTGATGATAAATTAAACGATAGCAAGCTTAAGCCTATTACTCGCCTAGCAACAGTCGAGCAAAATGACTTAAAAGAGCCTATTATCCAACGAACAATTACTAAAACCCTACAAGAATCGCCCATAAAAACAGCACAAGCGATAAAACAGTTAAAAGCATCTGAAGTAACAGTATCAGCATCAAAATTGGCTAAATTAACTAACTCAGTTGAAGAACCTGAGACCCTCACCCCACCACAAAAAAATAAAGAAGCAACTAACCTTGAGCCAACTAAAAAACAAAACTTAGCTCCGAAAGAGCAGTCGGCAAAGCTTATTCATTTTGTTACACCAAGCTTTCCAAAACTCGCGGTTGTCAGAAAAAAAGAATCGCCAATTGAAGTTCATTTTACGATCAATGCTCAGGGTGAAGTCACCAATATTAACTTTACTAATGGCAGAAGAGTATTTACCAAAGCAATAGAAAAAGCCTTGGCGCAATGGAAGTTCAACCCCAAAATGGTTGACGGAGTCCCTGTTGCAACGCAATTGAGCAGAACATTTAATTTCTCAAATGAGCACGCGGACGATGTTGCGAGTATTGGCTCTCGGATTAAACGGATTTAA
- a CDS encoding class I SAM-dependent methyltransferase, whose protein sequence is MIINPDWRILTIGDGDLSFSAALWQHHKPHTLCATVLDSRTTLLEKYSDNQLDFLEKNNITVLTDFDVTNSNTWQGISYGQFDLVIFQFPLVPAFNNAALFFNECEHISVNTLNRILLRHFLLNCFKHFLDPAGQRLALITSKDVKPYSHWNIETALVEQTELNYLGKTPFDITQFDGYKVRNVDRDKHVKETQGWSYIFSDSDAHLVQQHLIAPLNCSNGCCWCQITHFQSEIDKTNHLASKRHREMAKFSQQWQWALAHHTSFQN, encoded by the coding sequence ATGATTATTAATCCTGATTGGCGAATTCTCACTATTGGTGATGGTGATTTGTCATTTTCAGCTGCACTTTGGCAGCACCATAAACCTCACACATTGTGTGCAACGGTCTTAGACAGCCGCACTACTTTGCTCGAAAAATACAGTGATAATCAACTCGATTTTTTAGAGAAAAATAATATTACCGTACTTACCGACTTTGATGTCACCAACTCAAATACTTGGCAAGGGATCAGCTACGGACAATTTGATTTAGTTATTTTTCAATTTCCATTAGTACCTGCATTTAATAACGCAGCACTTTTTTTTAATGAATGTGAGCACATTAGTGTTAATACTCTTAATCGAATCTTGCTGCGTCATTTTCTACTCAATTGTTTTAAACACTTTTTAGACCCCGCGGGTCAAAGACTGGCACTTATCACCTCAAAAGATGTAAAACCTTATAGCCATTGGAATATCGAAACGGCATTAGTTGAACAAACTGAACTGAATTATTTAGGAAAAACGCCATTTGATATCACGCAATTTGATGGCTACAAAGTGCGAAATGTTGACCGAGATAAACACGTAAAAGAGACCCAAGGCTGGAGTTATATTTTTAGTGATAGCGATGCCCATTTGGTGCAACAGCATTTAATTGCACCGTTAAATTGCAGCAATGGCTGTTGTTGGTGCCAAATTACTCACTTTCAAAGTGAGATAGATAAAACAAATCATCTGGCGTCTAAACGCCATAGAGAAATGGCCAAATTCAGCCAACAATGGCAATGGGCACTTGCCCACCACACCAGCTTTCAAAACTAA